A genomic stretch from Mastacembelus armatus chromosome 7, fMasArm1.2, whole genome shotgun sequence includes:
- the adora1b gene encoding adenosine receptor A1b, whose protein sequence is MPEPLLPAQSLYIGMEVVIAVASVIGNVMVVWAVKINKSLRDTTFCFIVSLALADIAVGALVIPLAITISIGLQTHFYSCLLVACTVLVLTQSSILALLAIAIDRYLRVKIPTRYRRVVTARRAGLAVVICWTVAFIVGFTPMLGWNNLSRLQQNGSISSDLIITCQFENVISMDYMVYFNFFSWVLPPLILMLVIYAEIFYMIHKQLNSKKFTTSHADPNKYYDKELNLAKSLALVLFLFAISWLPLHIMNCITLFCPECKKPDVLIYIAILLTHGNSAVNPIVYAFRIKKFHMAFQKIWQQYFCCKDAPALEIQPSDRKEMPNPEPQQATSPQPAQKQILKPDPPELEQQQQQDQRTEPSPQTKGSPPLLEQNAV, encoded by the exons ATGCCTGAACCACTTCTGCCAGCGCAGTCTCTCTACATAGGAATGGAGGTGGTGATTGCAGTCGCGTCTGTGATCGGGAATGTCATGGTGGTCTGGGCGGTGAAAATTAATAAATCGCTGCGAGATACCACCTTTTGTTTCATCGTTTCCCTGGCTCTGGCGGACATTGCAGTGGGAGCGCTCGTCATCCCCTTGGCCATCACCATCAGCATCGGACTTCAGACTCACTTTTACAGCTGCCTGCTCGTGGCGTGCACAGTGCTGGTGCTGACGCAAAGTTCAATCCTCGCCCTCCTGGCTATTGCAATCGACCGTTATCTCAGAGTCAAGATCCCGACCAG GTACAGGCGGGTGGTGACGGCTCGGCGAGCAGGTTTGGCAGTGGTGATATGCTGGACGGTGGCTTTTATCGTGGGGTTCACGCCGATGTTAGGCTGGAACAACCTGAGTCGCCTCCAACAGAACGGCTCCATCAGCTCTGACCTTATTATCACCTGCCAGTTTGAAAATGTCATCAGCATGGACTACATGGTCTATTTTAACTTTTTCAGTTGGGTGCTGCCACCGCTGATTCTCATGCTGGTTATCTATGCAGAGATCTTCTACATGATCCACAAGCAACTTAACAGTAAGAAGTTCACCACCAGTCACGCAGACCCCAACAAGTATTATGACAAGGAGCTGAATCTTGCTAAATCTCTGGCTCTggtcctttttctttttgccatcAGCTGGCTCCCCCTCCACATCATGAACTGCATCACACTCTTTTGCCCTGAGTGTAAAAAGCCCGATGTCCTCATCTACATCGCCATCCTTCTCACTCACGGCAACTCTGCTGTCAACCCAATTGTATATGCTTTCCGCATTAAGAAGTTCCACATGGCCTTCCAGAAAATCTGGCAGCAGTACTTCTGCTGCAAAGATGCACCGGCTCTAGAGATTCAGCCCAGCGACAGGAAAGAGATGCCCAATCCAGAGCCACAGCAGGCGACTTCACCGCAGCCTGCGCAGAAGCAAATCCTTAAACCTGATCCACCAGaactggagcagcagcagcagcaggaccagaggACCGAACCATCACCACAAACTAAAGGAAGTCCACCCTTACTGGAGCAGAACGCAGTCTAA